A stretch of Vigna angularis cultivar LongXiaoDou No.4 chromosome 4, ASM1680809v1, whole genome shotgun sequence DNA encodes these proteins:
- the LOC108331140 gene encoding heavy metal-associated isoprenylated plant protein 9 — protein sequence MGEDAKQEAAEEKKESKPPSPIVLFIDLHCIGCAKKIKKYIMKMRGVEGVVIDMAENQVTIRGTVEPEAICNIITKKTKKKVQVMSPLPEPEVEPTPEIVTSLAIEPVTVELNINMHCEACAEQLKRKIFKMRGVQTAVAELSTGKVIVTGTMDANKLVDYVHRRTRKQVKIVPQPEPEPLAEKKELENPGAEEVKHEEEIEEKEEEKPAEDTKKEEGGNDGNNESKEEKGIEEEEVAKKEVVGDENGVVVNVDDESMKKMIYSYYYQPLYVIEPPPQLFSDENPNACCIS from the exons ATGGGTGAGGATGCAAAACAA GAAGCTGCAGAGGAGAAGAAAGAGTCTAAACCACCATCTCCAATTGTGTTGTTTATTGACTTACATTGTATAGGATGCgccaagaaaataaaaaaatatattatgaaaatgaGAG GAGTTGAGGGAGTGGTGATTGATATGGCTGAAAATCAAGTTACCATAAGGGGAACAGTGGAGCCTGAAGCAATATGTAACATAATTAcgaaaaaaacaaagaaaaaagtcCAAGTTATGTCTCCATTGCCAGAACCAGAAGTAGAACCTACACCAGAAATTGTTACTTCTCTG GCTATTGAACCGGTTACTGTGGAACTTAACATAAACATGCATTGTGAGGCCTGTGCTGAGCAGCTCAAACGGAAGATATTCAAAATGAGAG GAGTTCAAACAGCAGTGGCAGAGCTTAGCACAGGGAAGGTCATTGTGACTGGGACCATGGATGCAAACAAGCTAGTAGACTATGTCCATAGACGCACCAGAAAACAGGTCAAAATAGTTCCCCAGCCAGAACCTGAACCCTTAgcagaaaagaaagaattagAGAACCCTGGAGCAGAAGAGGTCAAACATGAGGAAGAGatagaagaaaaggaagaggagaAACCAGCAGAGGATACTAAGAAAGAAGAAGGTGGAAATGATGGTAATAATGAGAGTAAAGAAGAGAAAGgtattgaagaagaagaagtggcaaAGAAAGAAGTGGTTGGTGATGAGAATGGAGTGGTGGTTAACGTTGATGATGAAAGCATGAAGAAGATGATCTACTCCTACTATTACCAACCACTCTATGTTATTGAACCACCCCCTCAGCTATTCAGTGATGAAAATCCCAATGCATGTTGCATTTCATAA